The Lewinellaceae bacterium DNA window CGGTCAAGCCGGAAGACTTTTCCTCGGACGGATCGTTGACGCCGACTCTGTCTATTTAAATGGCCGTTTCGTCGGTACCACCGGATACCAGTATCCACCCCGTAAATACGATATTCCATCCGGGCTGTTGAAGCAAAATGACAATGTTATCAGCATACGTGTTATCAGTCAATCCGGTAAGGGAGGTTTTGTGCCGGATAAGCCTTATGCCATTTATTTTCCCCATGACACTTTTAACCTAATGGGTAACTGGAAGTATCACGTAGGCACTCAAATTGCACCGATTGCCCCCACTGTTTTTGTTCGTTGGAAGCCTATGGGGTTATTCAATGCGATGATCGCACCGCTACTCCCCTATTCCATCAAAGGAGCCATCTGGTTTCAGGGCGAATCAAATACGGGCGATCCAGGCAATTACCAGGCTCTTCTGACTTCTATGATCCGGGACTGGCGCAAACGATTCGGTCAGGACAGTCTGCCATTCATCATAATCCAACTGGCAAATTTCCTGGAAGAAAGCGAACAACCTGTCGAAAGCAACTGGGCCGAACTGCGTGAAGCACAGCGCAAGACGGCACAATTACCCAAGACCGGATTGGCCGTCACGATCGACCTGGGAGAATGGAATGATATCCATCCTCTGAATAAAAAAGATGTAGGACACCGGGCTGCTTTACAGGCATTTCAGGTTGCTTATGGAGAAAAAATGGTTGCAGCCGGACCAATGCCGATCCAGGCTGTCCGGAAGGGGAAAAAAGTGCGTATTGACTTCACAGGTACCGGCACCGGAATGATTGCGGAAAATGGCCTCCCGCTAAGTTATTTTGCGCTTACCGGGCCGGACAATCATTGGGTTTGGGCAACCGCCAAAATAAAAGGCACCCGGATTACCGTCTGGAGCCAGGACGTTAAAAACCCGATCAAAGTGCGCTACGCCTGGGCGGACAATCCTGCCGCTGCCAACCTCTGCAACAAAGAAGGGCTGCCTGCCTGCCCTTTCGAAATGGACGTTCAGGAATAAAAGGGTAAACCGGACCGGCCCTTGTTTAACCGGAATTTTATCCGATCAAATACCGATATTTCCAGGAATGAACCTGTTTTAAACCCATATCACATGAATTCGCTTGTAGATGATTACATCGACAGGTATTTTTCGGAACCAAAACAAGCCAAGACCAGGGTAGCACGAATTGATAAGTGCCTGAAACAGACCCTCTCCGGAGCCGGGTTAAATGACCGGTACCGGTGCTGATTGGCTCCATCCAAATTGCCATGCGAAAATAAGTTGGAACATTGCTTATATTTCGGTCCATTAAATTCAGGTTCCATCCGTTGAGGTTGAAGGTATCAGGCATATTTCTATTGATCAGCCTAGCCGCGCCACTGGCTACGTCTTATACCTTTTATTACCTGCAAAAGTGGGTCATCCGTAAAGAAGTCAAGACAAAGATCCTTGCCGGCATGCCCAAAGATTCTCTCGTCTGTCTCAAGCTGGGTAAAGTGGAAGCCAGGCTGGCTCTGGACTGGGAATACGATAAAGAATTCACCTATCAGGACCAGAAGTATGATGTGATCGAGACCAT harbors:
- a CDS encoding beta galactosidase jelly roll domain-containing protein, coding for MRTYAFVFGALILTTLAAAQVRLPRLISNGMILQRDVPVNVWGWATPKEKVSIRMDQETWDVQADDQGNWLLSLPAHTAGGPHQITFTASNQIILHDVYFGEVWLCSGQSNMELMMDRVKDKYPEVIATADNSYIRQFTVPDEYDFKAERKDYREGSWVPLNRQSIASFSAVAYFFADNLYQKYHVPIGLINAALGGSPVQSWMSEDAIRSFPEDYEEGLKYRDDQLIERTEKMNRNNSNTWFRDLNQSDNGLKEHWQDPDLMDASWPEMQVPGYWTDVDPAIHTGAVWFRKHFNLAGNLAGQAGRLFLGRIVDADSVYLNGRFVGTTGYQYPPRKYDIPSGLLKQNDNVISIRVISQSGKGGFVPDKPYAIYFPHDTFNLMGNWKYHVGTQIAPIAPTVFVRWKPMGLFNAMIAPLLPYSIKGAIWFQGESNTGDPGNYQALLTSMIRDWRKRFGQDSLPFIIIQLANFLEESEQPVESNWAELREAQRKTAQLPKTGLAVTIDLGEWNDIHPLNKKDVGHRAALQAFQVAYGEKMVAAGPMPIQAVRKGKKVRIDFTGTGTGMIAENGLPLSYFALTGPDNHWVWATAKIKGTRITVWSQDVKNPIKVRYAWADNPAAANLCNKEGLPACPFEMDVQE